DNA sequence from the bacterium genome:
CTTCATCAATGGCATCGTCGCCATTGACATGCACCACTTGAACAAGCTTGATGCCCGGGAGCGCCTTCCGCACTTCCTGATACGATCCCTTATCGATCCGGTCGCAAATTTGAATGGTGCTCGTCCGCAGAATACGTTGTTGCTGAATTATATCCGCAGAAGTTTGTTGGCTTGTCAGCAAAAATGTTGCGATGGGCGGAGGAACCGCTGCGGCAATCTCTGCAATGCGTTCATCCGGGATCACGCCCGGGCCGCTCGGCATGGACGAAACCAATCCCAACG
Encoded proteins:
- a CDS encoding phosphoribosylanthranilate isomerase — protein: MSTPRIKICCISSLDEARSAIRAGASALGLVSSMPSGPGVIPDERIAEIAAAVPPPIATFLLTSQQTSADIIQQQRILRTSTIQICDRIDKGSYQEVRKALPGIKLVQVVHVNGDDAIDEAVAAAAFVDAILLDSGNQNLAVKELGGTGRRHDWRISRTIRERLTIPMFLAGGL